Genomic DNA from Thiosocius teredinicola:
GCTTGAGCAGTTCGTCGAGCGTCATTGCGTGCGTCGGTGCGAGCGCGATGCCGATGCTCACGCTGGGTTCGTAGTCGATGCCATCGAACGACATCGGCGCGGTGACGGCATCCAGGATGCGTTTCGCCAGCGGTTCGACCTCCGATTCGGTGGCGATACGGTAGAGCACGATGAACTCGTCGCCGCCGATACGTGCGGCACCCATCTGGGTGTGGGCGATCATTTCGGTCAGCCGTGAATTCTCGTCGATACGTCGCGACAGGGTCACCAGCGCCTCGTCTCCGGCGGCGTGCCCGAGCGAGTCGTTGATCCACTTGAAGTTGTCCATGTCGATCAGCATCAGGGCGATCACATCGCCGCCGCGCAGGCGTTGCAGCAGTTCGGTGGCCGACTCCTCGAAGCTCCGCCGGTTGGACAGGCCGGTTAGCGGGTCTTCATAGGCCAGCCGCTGCAGTTCCGCGTTCATGCTGCTCACCTCGTGCAGCAGGCGTTCGTTTTCGATATCGCGCTGGATGCTGCGCTTGAGGTTCTCGTTATAGCGGTTGGCCATGACCGCCACCAAGGCAATGTAGCCGATCGAAATCAGCACGAACTCGATATTGACCTCGGGGCTGAACCACCACGACCAGGCCAGCATCCCGGCAAAGATCGGTACCGAGAACGCATAGAACACCGGCCGGTACATCGCAT
This window encodes:
- a CDS encoding diguanylate cyclase domain-containing protein; protein product: MPTGNRKRTKLLASCDPHDEHAQTATIEQMVQQRLVRQMLASVQSTLVAGLVVSYAVALAVYRTIQSDYVLLWIVAMTALTFGRIGYIRLLRKKQNSSSPECVGRQYALTSLLAGLAWASIILLDHPDHPIATRLLILITLLAMPVASLSSNAMYRPVFYAFSVPIFAGMLAWSWWFSPEVNIEFVLISIGYIALVAVMANRYNENLKRSIQRDIENERLLHEVSSMNAELQRLAYEDPLTGLSNRRSFEESATELLQRLRGGDVIALMLIDMDNFKWINDSLGHAAGDEALVTLSRRIDENSRLTEMIAHTQMGAARIGGDEFIVLYRIATESEVEPLAKRILDAVTAPMSFDGIDYEPSVSIGIALAPTHAMTLDELLKHADTAMYQAKSRGGHCYVVAKVPMEPTGTQASA